In Euphorbia lathyris chromosome 10, ddEupLath1.1, whole genome shotgun sequence, a single genomic region encodes these proteins:
- the LOC136209918 gene encoding uncharacterized protein isoform X2, translating into MAKVATHPAPGSLTSSSLQIGLAARNVVGTMVKRKTPSELRGEQLKRTNVVEIIDESPAPLCGLINNTSDNGPKKPDLPRNPRYIETRMDELYPAKKSRLRVLSLKDKTKENILAEHNNSKKNISVLSNLVTKRRISCSEYSAALSEVSEKSKAEAHQTIERCSESIFRSVSELSSNVERSSGLAVVDMDKALKGLVAHEIPANSGLAAETSSECGDHTLRSATFLCECVLPGQKAPLDFTLKTRMLVASSCTVNWIHRSIMSSTYIGVPHSTAPSGCPKDCSSSGQTLTFQVLHSNSLHSWVYPQSTLPPSVISVLSSQTADGDFLRKRQQGWDDSFRSLYYMLRKNMCSIFYVCTSHFIVMFICSSVSGVTKQSCNAYISQSTRGLRSMLKEHGVCFSMPLCHSQVEQATTEDLVELSEIEKQNLGQTRRPTSLSDVDSSTQSLLAFCGNKNVHALYDFLLNYRSSLTFLSGVDVPLLYSPVPFQNAALSAPEIRCVETKRVDNAAAHPGDSEHNNGEAFSLRSSIEITDAYIPTWIISRVCALLRSEGKSFEASFITERTSIGLNVALKTFTEKIDSKGLCSKDLQDFSSSLGFPEATITPCLDSGFLKGLKYCNSSYTACLSPL; encoded by the exons ATGGCAAAGGTTGCTACACACCCTGCACCTGGTTCATTAACTTCCTCTTCTCTTCAAATTGGTTTGGCTGCTCGAAATGTTGTTGGTACAATGGTCAAAAGGAAGACCCCATCAGAACTTAGA GGAGAGCAACTGAAGAGGACAAATGTTGTAGAGATTATAGATGAATCTCCTGCTCCTTTATGTGGTTTGATTAA CAACACCAGTGATAATGGACCTAAGAAACCAGATTTACCAAGGAATCCAAGATATATCGAAACCCGTATGGATGAATTATATCCCGCCAAAAAATCCAGGCTGAGGGTTCTTTCTTTGAAAGACAAAACAAAG GAAAACATATTAGCTGAGCACAATAACAGCAAGAAGAATATCTCTGTGCTTTCAAATTTAGTTACAAAGAGACGAATCTCGTG TTCAGAGTACTCTGCTGCTTTGTCTGAAGTTTCTGAAAAGAGTAAAGCTGAAGCTCATCAAACTATAGAAAGATGTAGCGAGAGTATATTTCGAAGTGTTAGTGAACTTTCATCAAATGTTGAAAGATCATCTGGCTTGGCTGTTGTTGATATG GATAAAGCATTAAAAGGACTAGTTGCCCATGAAATCCCTGCAAATTCTGGTTTAGCTGCAGAAACTTCCAGTGAATGTGGTGATCATACACTTCGTTCAGCTACATTCCTCTGTGAATGTGTTCTGCCAGGCCAAAAGGCTCCTCTAGATTTTACTTTGAAAACAAGAATGCTGGTGGCATCCTCTTGCACAGTGAATTG GATTCATAGGTCAATTATGAGCAGTACCTACATTGGCGTGCCACATTCAACAGCCCCATCGGGTTGTCCCAAGGATTGCAGTAGCTCTGGGCAAACATTGACTTTCCAAGTTCTTCATTCTAATTCATTGCATTCTTGGGTTTATCCTCAGTCTACACTGCCACCTTCTGTCATATCAGTGTTGAGCTCACAAACAGCAGATGGAG ATTTCTTAAGAAAGCGCCAACAGGGATGGGATGATTCATTTCGGAGTCTTTATTACATGCTTCGGAAGAACATGTGCAGTATCTTTTATG TGTGTACTTCACATTTTATAGTGATGTTCATCTGTAGTAGTGTCTCGGGAGTAACTAAGCAGTCGTGCAATGCTTACATCTCGCAGTCAACAAGAGGTCTGAGGTCAATGTTGAAAGAGCAT GGTGTTTGCTTCTCTATGCCCCTTTGCCATTCTCAAGTAGAGCAAGCAACCACTGAAGATCTGGTTGAGCTCTCAGAGATTGAGAAGCAGAATTTGGGCCAG ACTCGGCGTCCAACATCCTTATCTGATGTTGACAGTAGCACACAATCACTGCTGGCCTTCTGTGGAAATAAAAATGTACATGCATTATATGATTTTTTGCTAAACTACAG ATCTTCGTTGACCTTTCTGTCTGGTGTAGATGTTCCTTTGTTGTATTCACCTGTTCCTTTTCAGAATGCTGCTCTTTCTGCTCCTGAG ATAAGATGTGTGGAGACAAAGAGAGTTGATAATGCTGCTGCACACCCAGGAGATTCTGAACATAACAATGGTGAAGCTTTTAGTCTACGCTCTAGCATTGAAATAACTGATGCATATATCCCAACATGGATTATTTCCCGTGTATGTGCACTTTTAAGATCTGAAGGGAAGAGTTTTGAGGCAAG CTTTATTACAGAGCGTACCTCAATTGGGTTGAATGTTGCCCTGAAAACGTTTACCGAGAAAATTGACTCGAAAGGTTTGTGTAGCAAAGACTTGCAAGATTTTAGTAGCTCTTTAGGCTTTCCAGAAGCTACAATTACTCCTTGCTTGGATTCAGGCTTCTTAAAAGGCTTAAAGTACTGCAACAGCTCTTATACAGCTTGTTTGTCACCTCTATGA
- the LOC136208738 gene encoding pentatricopeptide repeat-containing protein At5g06540-like, with protein sequence MSSLVSQTLKLKSPKLLLLQNCSSFSHLKIIHAHMIRTHTIFDVFVASRLITLSIDNNLLDYALQVFHQILNPNLFLFNAFIRGYSGSRNPDQSFHFYIQSQRLGIFPDNLTYPFVVKACAQLQSLHMGIQAHAQVIKHGFDDDVYVQSSLVHMYATVGDIDAASFIFKSMSSLDVVSWTSMVAGYNKSGDVDAARKLFDKMPEKNLVTWSIMISGYARNNLFKKAIQLYHVLRSEGIRANETVMVGVISSCAHLGAIEEGEKAHDYIGRNKITVNLILGTALIDMYARCGSIDKALRIFEVLPERDALSWTALIAGFAMHGHVEQALKYFSEMMNSGVTPRDITFTAVLSACSHRGLVERGMEIFESMKRDYGIEPRLEHYGCIVDLLGRAGKLAEAEKFVLEMPVKPNAPIWGALLGACRTYKNAEIAERVGKILIELLPEHSGYYVLLSNVYALTNKWENVESMRHMMKQRGVKKHPGYTLIEIDGKVHSFTIGDKTHPEIEKIERMWEEILRKIKPAGYTVSTADALFDIDQEEKENAMHRHSEKLAIAYGIMKTKAHSSIRIVKNLRVCEDCHTATKLISKVYERELIVRDRNRFHHFKGGICSCADYW encoded by the coding sequence ATGAGCAGCTTGGTTTCACAAACTCTAAAGCTAAAAAGTCCCAAACTTTTGCTTCTACAGAATTGCTCCTCCTTTTCTCACCTTAAAATCATCCATGCCCATATGATAAGAACCCATACAATCTTCGATGTATTTGTAGCTAGTCGTTTAATTACCTTGAGCATTGACAATAACTTGCTAGATTACGCTTTACAGGTTTTTCACCAAATTCTAAACCCCAATCTCTTCCTTTTCAATGCATTTATCAGGGGTTATTCTGGAAGCAGAAACCCAGATCAATCTTTTCATTTTTACATACAATCACAACGGCTAGGTATATTTCCTGATAATCTTACTTACCCATTTGTAGTCAAGGCGTGTGCTCAATTACAATCTTTGCATATGGGAATTCAAGCTCATGCCCAAGTAATTAAGCATGGATTTGATGATGATGTCTATGTGCAAAGCTCACTTGTTCATATGTATGCTACTGTTGGGGATATAGACGCTGctagttttatctttaaatcAATGTCAAGTTTGGATGTTGTTTCCTGGACTTCAATGGTAGCTGGCTATAATAAATCAGGGGATGTTGATGCTGCGCGCAAGCTGTTCGATAAAATGCCTGAGAAGAACTTGGTCACATGGAGTATAATGATCAGCGGTTATGCGAGGAATAATTTGTTCAAAAAGGCGATACAATTGTATCATGTTCTTCGATCGGAGGGTATTCGAGCAAATGAGACAGTGATGGTTGGTGTGATATCTTCATGTGCTCATTTAGGTGCCATTGAAGAGGGAGAAAAAGCACATGATTATATTGGGAGGAATAAGATTACTGTTAATTTGATACTTGGTACAGCTTTAATAGATATGTATGCAAGATGTGGAAGTATCGATAAAGCTCTTCGGATTTTTGAGGTGCTTCCGGAGAGAGATGCACTAAGCTGGACAGCTCTTATTGCTGGATTTGCAATGCATGGTCACGTAGAGCAAGCGCTGAAATACTTCTCGGAAATGATGAACTCAGGGGTAACCCCAAGAGACATAACATTTACTGCTGTTTTATCTGCGTGTAGTCACCGTGGATTGGTGGAAAGAGGGATGGAGATATTCGAAAGCATGAAACGAGATTACGGAATTGAGCCTAGGTTGGAACATTATGGGTGCATCGTTGATCTGCTTGGCCGTGCAGGGAAGTTAGCAGAAGCAGAGAAGTTTGTCCTTGAAATGCCGGTGAAGCCTAACGCACCAATCTGGGGAGCATTACTCGGAGCTTGTCGAACATACAAAAATGCAGAAATAGCAGAAAGAGTGGGGAAGATTTTAATAGAGTTACTGCCAGAACACAGTGGCTACTACGTGCTGCTTTCGAATGTTTATGCACTCACGAACAAGTGGGAAAACGTCGAAAGCATGAGGCATATGATGAAGCAAAGAGGAGTAAAGAAGCATCCTGGATATACGCTGATTGAGATAGATGGGAAAGTTCATAGCTTTACCATAGGAGACAAAACTCACCCGGAAATTGAGAAGATCGAACGGATGTGGGAAGAGATTCTTAGGAAGATAAAACCGGCCGGATATACAGTAAGTACTGCTGATGCATTGTTTGATATAGACcaagaggaaaaagaaaatgCCATGCATAGACACAGTGAAAAACTTGCTATAGCATATGGGATTATGAAGACGAAAGCTCATTCGAGTATTCGAATAGTGAAGAACTTGAGAGTATGTGAGGATTGCCATACAGCAACTAAACTGATTTCGAAGGTTTATGAACGAGAGTTGATTGTGAGAGACAGGAATAGGTTCCATCATTTTAAAGGAGGAATATGTTCTTGTGCAGATTACTGGTGA
- the LOC136209918 gene encoding uncharacterized protein isoform X1: MAKVATHPAPGSLTSSSLQIGLAARNVVGTMVKRKTPSELRGEQLKRTNVVEIIDESPAPLCGLINHSNTSDNGPKKPDLPRNPRYIETRMDELYPAKKSRLRVLSLKDKTKENILAEHNNSKKNISVLSNLVTKRRISCSEYSAALSEVSEKSKAEAHQTIERCSESIFRSVSELSSNVERSSGLAVVDMDKALKGLVAHEIPANSGLAAETSSECGDHTLRSATFLCECVLPGQKAPLDFTLKTRMLVASSCTVNWIHRSIMSSTYIGVPHSTAPSGCPKDCSSSGQTLTFQVLHSNSLHSWVYPQSTLPPSVISVLSSQTADGDFLRKRQQGWDDSFRSLYYMLRKNMCSIFYVCTSHFIVMFICSSVSGVTKQSCNAYISQSTRGLRSMLKEHGVCFSMPLCHSQVEQATTEDLVELSEIEKQNLGQTRRPTSLSDVDSSTQSLLAFCGNKNVHALYDFLLNYRSSLTFLSGVDVPLLYSPVPFQNAALSAPEIRCVETKRVDNAAAHPGDSEHNNGEAFSLRSSIEITDAYIPTWIISRVCALLRSEGKSFEASFITERTSIGLNVALKTFTEKIDSKGLCSKDLQDFSSSLGFPEATITPCLDSGFLKGLKYCNSSYTACLSPL, translated from the exons ATGGCAAAGGTTGCTACACACCCTGCACCTGGTTCATTAACTTCCTCTTCTCTTCAAATTGGTTTGGCTGCTCGAAATGTTGTTGGTACAATGGTCAAAAGGAAGACCCCATCAGAACTTAGA GGAGAGCAACTGAAGAGGACAAATGTTGTAGAGATTATAGATGAATCTCCTGCTCCTTTATGTGGTTTGATTAA TCACAGCAACACCAGTGATAATGGACCTAAGAAACCAGATTTACCAAGGAATCCAAGATATATCGAAACCCGTATGGATGAATTATATCCCGCCAAAAAATCCAGGCTGAGGGTTCTTTCTTTGAAAGACAAAACAAAG GAAAACATATTAGCTGAGCACAATAACAGCAAGAAGAATATCTCTGTGCTTTCAAATTTAGTTACAAAGAGACGAATCTCGTG TTCAGAGTACTCTGCTGCTTTGTCTGAAGTTTCTGAAAAGAGTAAAGCTGAAGCTCATCAAACTATAGAAAGATGTAGCGAGAGTATATTTCGAAGTGTTAGTGAACTTTCATCAAATGTTGAAAGATCATCTGGCTTGGCTGTTGTTGATATG GATAAAGCATTAAAAGGACTAGTTGCCCATGAAATCCCTGCAAATTCTGGTTTAGCTGCAGAAACTTCCAGTGAATGTGGTGATCATACACTTCGTTCAGCTACATTCCTCTGTGAATGTGTTCTGCCAGGCCAAAAGGCTCCTCTAGATTTTACTTTGAAAACAAGAATGCTGGTGGCATCCTCTTGCACAGTGAATTG GATTCATAGGTCAATTATGAGCAGTACCTACATTGGCGTGCCACATTCAACAGCCCCATCGGGTTGTCCCAAGGATTGCAGTAGCTCTGGGCAAACATTGACTTTCCAAGTTCTTCATTCTAATTCATTGCATTCTTGGGTTTATCCTCAGTCTACACTGCCACCTTCTGTCATATCAGTGTTGAGCTCACAAACAGCAGATGGAG ATTTCTTAAGAAAGCGCCAACAGGGATGGGATGATTCATTTCGGAGTCTTTATTACATGCTTCGGAAGAACATGTGCAGTATCTTTTATG TGTGTACTTCACATTTTATAGTGATGTTCATCTGTAGTAGTGTCTCGGGAGTAACTAAGCAGTCGTGCAATGCTTACATCTCGCAGTCAACAAGAGGTCTGAGGTCAATGTTGAAAGAGCAT GGTGTTTGCTTCTCTATGCCCCTTTGCCATTCTCAAGTAGAGCAAGCAACCACTGAAGATCTGGTTGAGCTCTCAGAGATTGAGAAGCAGAATTTGGGCCAG ACTCGGCGTCCAACATCCTTATCTGATGTTGACAGTAGCACACAATCACTGCTGGCCTTCTGTGGAAATAAAAATGTACATGCATTATATGATTTTTTGCTAAACTACAG ATCTTCGTTGACCTTTCTGTCTGGTGTAGATGTTCCTTTGTTGTATTCACCTGTTCCTTTTCAGAATGCTGCTCTTTCTGCTCCTGAG ATAAGATGTGTGGAGACAAAGAGAGTTGATAATGCTGCTGCACACCCAGGAGATTCTGAACATAACAATGGTGAAGCTTTTAGTCTACGCTCTAGCATTGAAATAACTGATGCATATATCCCAACATGGATTATTTCCCGTGTATGTGCACTTTTAAGATCTGAAGGGAAGAGTTTTGAGGCAAG CTTTATTACAGAGCGTACCTCAATTGGGTTGAATGTTGCCCTGAAAACGTTTACCGAGAAAATTGACTCGAAAGGTTTGTGTAGCAAAGACTTGCAAGATTTTAGTAGCTCTTTAGGCTTTCCAGAAGCTACAATTACTCCTTGCTTGGATTCAGGCTTCTTAAAAGGCTTAAAGTACTGCAACAGCTCTTATACAGCTTGTTTGTCACCTCTATGA